One genomic region from Yamadazyma tenuis chromosome 4, complete sequence encodes:
- a CDS encoding uncharacterized protein (EggNog:ENOG503NZNI; COG:B) has protein sequence MLATSEINISQAKKAPDVHVKILADGKVLKVQKTRQRRILSCIHCHSKKIKCSRAVPTCDHCQKLGIDCQYFVNERISKGGKRKKKSRSSFQNGSAASNSTSDTSSISREDSKILKQESSEMEMEMENSSKSSTNDHPQSQEMTIQDNKLMETLSSNFPNLPKSLLQTPVMNSMSNNMTNSYFSNTNGSTNANADHEKEDQYSFNLSSFTYASYQGSHPHTQSYNKLVNQDLHSSLSSHNNSSTNISSLFAKNPSHIYPQNSIMDHSKSHLHQNTQGPQTFRNPASPHYPNSASFEISERLDNTKNFLNGTNTYYDNENLLEDLENHLPTSKPKSYELVERYLNSVHILLPIITNIDDFVREHDKYWKECNPYEKETNNSLTDLNLLQFYTLYFPILYAATISEFEEYDNLLLNQDINKYLKGFNKICQYYNYPHGLKIIPLLLGNVIIQSTSPNPSTMEMSSIIRYAKFLQMNKDPVFSLNIKNYEIIKFRRLLWWTIFGLDCLTSHNFCLPPVCKFDDFNVVLPSDEEPIFNQANEIVGYTLNTSVLSLNIKFKYDRILNELVSQLHSDNSKNLSKEKMNEIKKMICEYFDYIHLSINKMNLYHKKFPPKTVGEVNLLNFIKNHSWSFVDRAVMLLHKKFLLNEHDSTVNVGEGRHLASHLLSDENNKLSLSSLHITKNGSTEPKSSDNSNSVASPQAKKEPGSSSNSNASYTYSIDSYDVHLTKPRNGILSFNSFEDTFQSLVEENLIKNFVNFQNLNLGLDFNQFNNFSYNDINNNLIPSILHNLNDFLKYNDFLKFGKFNWYVKRTIPLDSIILLFIIIIVKFKFETIKFNELIIYVKLINKSLFILNRKWFKNEKYKRMLSLTNLTWEYILKKFKILHIINKFTSSNFSITSSNKNKIFNKYEYFNYQLTGYLNTTELFKTMQVAQPNLSMELINKLNNQKIKYISNTGTAAPDSPGINLNINSLVFGSMNGLSGISESPGLNNKTTFDILDDDLLMNNQRMSSKYDTDINLIESNDDFKIEKDFTINSSLTGTFHIDEDELVLLHDKICFDLKNNYVDINDYCAFYISLENILHQVINFVD, from the coding sequence ATGTTAGCTACTTCGGAGATAAACATATCCCAAGCAAAGAAGGCACCAGATGTCCATGTTAAAATACTTGCTGATGGAAAGGTTTTGAAAGTGCAAAAGACAAGACAAAGGAGAATTTTGAGTTGTATTCATTGTCAttccaagaagatcaaatGCTCCCGAGCAGTTCCAACCTGTGATCATTGCCAGAAGCTAGGTATAGATTGCCAGTACTTTGTTAATGAAAGAATTAGCAAAGGTGGGAAAcgcaagaagaagtcaagaTCATCATTCCAAAATGGCAGTGCAGCAAGTAATAGTACAAGTGACACCAGTTCCATCAGTAGGGAAGattccaaaatcttgaaacagGAATCAAGTGAAATGGAGATGGAGATGGAGAACTCAAGTAAAAGTAGTACGAATGACCATCCACAATCACAGGAGATGACGATTCAGgacaacaagttgatggaaaccTTAAGCTCCAACTTCCCTAATCTACCGAAGTCTTTGTTACAGACACCTGTGATGAATAGTATGAGCAACAATATGACCAATtcatatttttcaaatacAAATGGCTCCACCAATGCAAACGCAGACCACGAGAAGGAAGATCAGTATTCATTCAACTTAAGTTCTTTCACTTACGCCAGCTATCAGGGAAGTCATCCTCATACTCAAAGCTATAATAAGCTTGTAAATCAAGACCTCCATTCTAGTCTTTCGAGTCACAATAATAGCAGCACCAACATAAGTTCGCTTTTTGCCAAAAATCCAAGCCATATATATCCACAAAATAGCATCATGGATCATTCTAAGAGTCATCTACATCAGAATACCCAAGGACCCCAGACTTTCCGTAACCCAGCATCACCGCACTATCCTAATTCCGCCTCTTTTGAAATCTCCGAACGGTTGGATAATACaaagaactttttgaacGGTACAAATACATACTATGACAATGAAAACTTGTTAgaggatttggaaaatCACTTACCCACTTCGAAGCCAAAATCATATGAATTAGTAGAAAGGTACTTAAATTCAGTTCACATTTTATTACctatcatcaccaatatcGACGACTTTGTGAGAGAACATGATAAGTATTGGAAAGAGTGTAACCCTTATGAAAAAGAGACTAACAATTCGTTGACTGATCTCAATTTGTTGCAGTTCTATACTCTATATTTCCCCATATTGTATGCTGCAACCATTAGTGAATTCGAAGAGTATGACAATTTATTGTTAAATCAGgatatcaacaagtattTGAAAGGATTTAATAAGATTTGCCAGTACTACAATTATCCTCATGGATTGAAAATCATTCCTTTGTTATTAGGTAATGTTATCATTCAGTCTACTTCTCCTAACCCGTCTACCATGGAAATGTCCCTGATAATCAGATATGCTAAGTTCTTGCAAATGAACAAAGATCCAGTTTTTTCCTTAAATATCAAGAATTACGAAATCATTAAATTCAGAAGATTACTTTGGTGGACAATTTTTGGTTTAGATTGCTTGACAAGTCACAATTTCTGTCTACCACCTGTTTGTaaatttgatgattttaaCGTCGTTTTACCCAGTGACGAGGAACccattttcaatcaagCAAATGAAATAGTTGGTTATACCTTAAACACTTCTGTTTTATCTTTGAacatcaaattcaaataCGACAGAATCTTGAATGAGTTGGTAAGCCAATTGCACAGTGATAATTCGAAGAACTTATCAAAGGAAAAGATGAATGAAATAAAGAAAATGATTTGTGAATATTTTGATTACATCCACCTTTCCATCAATAAGATGAATCTTTATCATAAAAagtttccaccaaaaactgTTGGTGAAGTCAATTTGCTCAATTTTATCAAAAATCATAGTTGGAGTTTTGTGGACAGAGCCGTTATGTTGTTGCACAAGAAGTTCCTATTGAATGAACATGACTCAACTGTGAatgttggagaaggaagaCATTTGGCAAGTCATTTGTTGAGCGATGAGAATAACAAGTTGAGTTTGAGCAGTCTTCATATCACTAAGAACGGTTCAACAGAACCAAAATCTAGTGATAATTCAAACTCAGTGGCTTCTCCTCAAGCGAAGAAAGAGCCGGGGTCAAGTTCTAATTCCAATGCTTCATACACATATTCAATCGATTCTTACGATGTTCATTTGACAAAACCAAGAAATGGTATTTTGTCATTTAATCTGTTTGAAGACACTTTCCAAAGCttagttgaagaaaatttaatcaagaattttgtcaattttcaaaacttgaacttgggtcttgatttcaaccaATTCAATAATTTCAGCTACAATGATATTAACAATAACTTAATTCCTTCCATCTTACACAACTTGAATGATTTCCTCAAATATAAcgatttcttgaagtttggaAAGTTTAATTGGTACGTGAAGAGAACTATTCCTTTAGACTCTATCATCTTgcttttcatcatcattattgtcaaattcaaatttgaaaccatcaaattcaatgaaTTGATCATATATGttaagttgatcaacaaatcgTTGTTCATTCTTAACAGAAAGTGGTTCAAGAATGAAAAGTATAAGAGAATGTTATCTTTGACAAATCTTACATGGGAGTacatcttgaaaaagttcaaaatcTTGCACATCATTAATAAGTTTACCAGTTCTAACTTTTCAATTACTTCATCGAATAAGAACAAAATATTCAACAAATATGAATACTTCAACTATCAGTTGACTGGGTATTTGAATACTACAGAACTTTTCAAAACCATGCAAGTTGCCCAGCCAAACCTATCGATggaattgatcaacaaattgaacaatCAAAAAATCAAGTATATTTCTAACACAGGAACTGCAGCTCCAGATTCTCCAGGTATTAACCTTAACATAAATTCTTTGGTGTTCGGCTCAATGAATGGTTTAAGTGGAATTCTGGAATCTCCGGGTTTGAATAATAAAACTACATTTGAtattttggatgatgatttgttgatgaataaTCAGAGAATGAGCTCCAAATATGACACAGATATCAATCTTATCGAGTCCAATGATGATTTTAAAATTGAGAAGGACTTCACCATCAATTCAAGTTTAACAGGAACTTTCCATATTGACGAAGACGAGTTGGTTTTATTGCATGATAAAATTTGctttgatttgaaaaacaacTACGTTGATATTAACGACTATTGTGCCTTTTACATTAGTTTAGAAaatattcttcaccaagtcaTCAACTTTGTGGATTAG